The DNA region CATGATGGCCGGAGCCTTTGGCTATCGCGTGCCGCCCGCAGGCTGGAAGCCCGATGGCTGGGCGCCGAAAGCCGTCGCACCCGGCAAAGCCGCGATGATCACCACCCGCCACGTTCATCTGCGCGACGCCCACAAGACCCGGCAGTTCTGGCTGATCTGGATCGCGCTTTGCCTCAATATCTCGGCCGGGATCGGCGTGATCGGCATGGCCTCGCCCATGCTGCAAGAGATCTTTGGTGGCCGTCTGATCGGTCTGCCCGAATTGTCCTTCACCCAACTCGACGCCAAGCAGACCGCGGCCATTGCCGCGATTGCCGCAGGATTTGCCGGGCTTTTGTCGCTCTTCAACATCGGTGGGCGGCTGGTCTGGGCCTCGGCCTCGGACCGGATCGGGCGCAAGCGGACCTTCTTCATCTTCTTCGCGCTTGGCATCGTGCTTTATGCGCTGGTGCCGAGTGCCGCCCATCTCGGCAGTCAGGCGCTGTTCGTGGCGATGCTGTGTATTGCGATCTCGATCTATGGCGGCGGGTTCTCGACCTTGCCCGCTTATCTGGCGGATGTGTTCGGCACCCAATTCGTCGGAGCGATCCACGGGCGGCTGCTAACCGCCTGGGCGGTGGCGGGGACGGTCGGTCCGGTGGTCGTCAACTATATCCGCGAGGCCCAGATCGCCGCCGGAATCCCGCGCGCCTATGCCTATGACTATACGATGTATATTCTCGCGGGTTTTCTGGCGCTCGGGATGCTGTGCAATGCGCTGGTGCGTCCGCTCGACGACAAATGGTTCATGTCCTCTGCCGAGCTTGCAAGTTTGCAGGCCAAGGGCGCGCAGACTCGCGCGGTGGAGACGGGCTCGTTCGGCATTGATCGCGGCCGGTTCGATCTGCCCACGCTGCTGGCTTGGCTTGTCGTGGGGGTTCCGCTGCTTTGGGGTGTGTGGATGACCATCGAAAAGACGACGGCCTTGTTCAACTGAGCCGGTCCTTGACTCAAAAGCCCCGCGCGGCGCCGAGACGTGGGCCGCGCGGGGCAAATCTATCTGACAGGAGAGACGATGACTGCCCGCCGATTCACCTTTTCGAGCTCCGACACGCCCGGGCAGATTTTGACGGTTCCGCTGCTTGGCGATCTGCCCGAGACCGAGGGGCGCAAACTGCCCAACCGCACGATGATCGTCACCGACGAGGCCGCGCCCGGGCTGATCTGGAAGGTGACGCCTTGGGCCAGCTCGACGCTGGCGCGCCAAGAGGTCGGGATTTCGGCGCGGCTCGACGGGATGCCCGGGGTCGTGCCGATGTTCGGTTTGGCCGCGAGCGACGCGCATCTGATCCGGGTCATGCGCCGCTCCCATATCGGCCAGCTCGACCGCTATTTGCGCCTGAACCGCCCGACGCCCGCCGAGGGTCGCCGCTTTCTGGTCCAGATCGCCGAAACCATGGCCCGGCTGCATGGCGCGGGCATCGTTCATCGCGATCTCAAGGCCGAAAACATCCTGCTTTTCGAAGAGGACGGGCTGCAGGCGCTGGTCTCGGATTTCGACCGCTCGCTGGTTCTGCCCGAGAAGGCGCTGATCCGGGAACCTGCGGGCTCGCTCTTTCATATGGCGCCCGAGCTGCTCGCCGGGCAGGGCCATGATCGCAAGGTCGATGTCTATGCCTTCGGCATCCTGATCTTCGAGATCGCCCATAATGGCGCGCGCCCCCATCCGACGGTCGCCACCGGAATGCCGGACTCGCTCACCCGCGAAGAGTTCACCGCCGAGGTGATCGAGAACGATTTGCGTCCGATCTGGCGCAGCGAGGATGAGGATCTGCGCATCTTGGCCGAGGCCTGCTGGGCCAAAGATCCCGCGGCCCGGCCCGAGTTCGCCGATATTGTCGCGCGGCTGGGCGGGACGGCGTCGGGCGCGGCAGCCACGGCGTTGAAACCCGCCGAGGGCGTTGCGGCTGCCGCCACGATCGGCGCGGTGCGGCGGCAGATGGAGGATACGCTGGCGGTGCTCGAGCAGCCGGGGCGACTGATCTGCGGGGTGTTCGACGGATTTCGCGGCCATCAGGCCAGCGCCTTCGCCGCCTGGCATCTGCCCCTGACCCTCGCCGATGCTTTGGATCAAGCGCCCGAGGCGGTCGATACGGCGATTGCCGAGGCCTTTGCCCGCACGCAAACCCATCTGGCGCGGATGGCGGCCGGTCGGGCGGGCACGACGGCGACGCTCGCGGTGATCGAGCCTGCGCGGATCACGCTGGCCTGGCTCGGCGATTCTCCGGCCTATCTCGCGCGCGAGGGCGCGGCGCCCGAACTGCTGATCCGCCCCCATTTGCCCGAACGCGCGGATGAGGCCGCACGGATTGCAGCGGCCGGGGGCTCCTTGCGGCGCGAAGAGCGGATGATGGACAGCGGCGAAATGGTGCCTTGGGGGCCGCAGCGCGTCTATGGCGCGCAAGGCGAAGGAGCGCAAAGCGAAGTCGGAGGCATTGCCCTGACGCGGGCGCTTGGCCTGCCTGCGCTCGATCCGGTGATCTCCCCGGTGCCCGAAATCACGCAGATCCCGCGTCCCGAGGGGCGGGCGCGGCTGATTCTGGCCTCGGATGGCGTTTTCGAGGTGCTGAACCCGGCGGCTGTCGCAGATCTCGTCTGGACCGCTGATGGCCTGCAAGGCGCTGCCGATCAGATCATCGCCAGCGCCTTGCGCGCCGGAGCGCCTGATAATGCGAGCCTCGTGCTGATTGATCTCGACCCCCAGCCCGCAACTTCGGGCAGATGAGCGGGGAAAAATCCGCCCGCAGAAGGAATTTTGGAAAAAATGCGTTTTCCTGTCATTTTCCTGTTGCGTGCGTTTGTGTCGGGGCCTAAACAGCGCCTCACCGAACGGCGGCAACGCGGTTCGGGAGGCTCTCGGGCCTGCTGGAACGGAGTTGAGATTTAGGTCTTGACGAAGTTGAAGCGGGTCCTTAAGTAGGGCTTCTGCCTCGGAAACGGGGTGACAATCTGGGAATGGATGGCTGGTACGGCGTCTGAGTTAAGGCGCGGTTCTGGTTTATTTTTTTCCCCTGCTTTTTGACATTGCGAGATATCTGAAGAGATATGTGGGCGGTTTGGTCGTATTCGACATTATCCGACGCATATCGGCCTGGTAGGGGTGACCCGATGATCCAGGTGTCAGCTTCACTGTTTGGCGGTTTCACGCGAGTGAGAACGACAAGCAGGGTAGTGACCGGATTGACTGAGAAGTTGATCTGGAAACGATGTGCAGAGGTTCATGTCAAGGATAGCAGCTTCGGTTGCTTTCAACTTGAGAGTTTGATCCTGGCTCAGAACGAACGCTGGCGGCAGGCCTAACACATGCAAGTCGAGCGCGCCCTTCGGGGTGAGCGGCGGACGGGTGAGTAACACGTGGGAACATACCCTTTTCTACGGAATAGCCTCGGGAAACTGAGAGTAATACCGTATACGCCCTTCGGGGGAAAGATTTATCGGAGAAGGATTGGCCCGCGTTGGATTAGGTAGTTGGTGGGGTAATGGCCTACCAAGCCGACGATCCATAGCTGGTTTGAGAGGATGATCAGCCACACTGGGACTGAGACACGGCCCAGACTCCTACGGGAGGCAGCAGTGGGGAATCTTAGACAATGGGGGCAACCCTGATCTAGCCATGCCGCGTGAGTGATGAAGGCCTTAGGGTTGTAAAGCTCTTTCAGCTGGGAAGATAATGACGGTACCAGCAGAAGAAGCCCCGGCTAACTCCGTGCCAGCAGCCGCGGTAATACGGAGGGGGCTAGCGTTGTTCGGAATTACTGGGCGTAAAGCGCACGTAGGCGGACTGGAAAGTTGGAGGTGAAATCCCAGGGCTCAACCTTGGAACTGCCTTCAAAACTATCAGTCTGGAGTTCGAGAGAGGTGAGTGGAATTCCGAGTGTAGAGGTGAAATTCGTAGATATTCGGAGGAACACCAGTGGCGAAGGCGGCTCACTGGCTCGATACTGACGCTGAGGTGCGAAAGCGTGGGGAGCAAACAGGATTAGATACCCTGGTAGTCCACGCCGTAAACGATGAATGCCAGTCGTCGGGTAGCATGCTATTCGGTGACACACCTAACGGATTAAGCATTCCGCCTGGGGAGTACGGTCGCAAGATTAAAACTCAAAGGAATTGACGGGGGCCCGCACAAGCGGTGGAGCATGTGGTTTAATTCGAAGCAACGCGCAGAACCTTACCAACCCTTGACATCGTAGGACAACTCCAGAGATGGAGCTTTCTCGTAAGAGACCTATAGACAGGTGCTGCATGGCTGTCGTCAGCTCGTGTCGTGAGATGTTCGGTTAAGTCCGGCAACGAGCGCAACCCACGTCCCTAGTTGCCAGCATTCAGTTGGGCACTCTATGGAAACTGCCGATGATAAGTCGGAGGAAGGTGTGGATGACGTCAAGTCCTCATGGCCCTTACGGGTTGGGCTACACACGTGCTACAATGGTGGTGACAGTGGGTTAATCCCCAAAAGCCATCTCAGTTCGGATTGGGGTCTGCAACTCGACCCCATGAAGTTGGAATCGCTAGTAATCGCGGAACAGCATGCCGCGGTGAATACGTTCCCGGGCCTTGTACACACCGCCCGTCACACCATGGGAGTTGGGTCTACCCGACGGCCGTGCGCTAACCAGCAATGGAGGCAGCGGACCACGGTAGGCTCAGCGACTGGGGTGAAGTCGTAACAAGGTAGCCGTAGGGGAACCTGCGGCTGGATCACCTCCTTTCTAAGGAAGCTTTTAGCAGAGTGACATGTCATTCTCGTAAAGCGACTTAGCACGGCATCCAGATCAGGATGCCACACACGCGGTCAGACCGCCCTCATATCTCTTCAGGATCAAATGTCAGGCCCACCGGTCCTGAGAATGGGTCGGTAGCTCAGGTGGTTAGAGCGCACGCCTGATAAGCGTGAGGTCGGAGGTTCAAGTCCTCCTCGACCCACCATCCTTCAGGAAGCATGGCCAAGAATGGGGCCTTAGCTCAGTTGGTAGAGCGCCTGCTTTGCAAGCAGGATGTCAACGGTTCGAATCCGTTAGGCTCCACCATTACCTTCTAGCCAAGCTTGAAGCTGACATCATCAGATCATCGACATGACCAGAAAGCGCATCTTGCTCTTTCTCGTCCTGTCGGACGCAGGTTCTTCAGTGAACCATTTTACATCGTTTAGAGAGATAATCGGCGTTATTGGCTGAACCCAAGTGTGTGGTTCAGAGGCGTCAGTCCTTCGGGATTGAACCAACAATGACGTTGTCCAAGTCAAGTACACTAACCAAATGTGTTCATTCCTGCATGGGAATGGCACAGAAAGTCTCTTCCAGATGGAAGGGGCGGGAAACGTACATGCTTTTGATCGGAAGCGCACCGTTGCGGAAAGCAAAAGGACGCAACGGCTGACAGACCCTTTGGGTCTTTCTTCTTCCGGATCAAATCAAGCGCGATAAGGGCGTTTGGTGGATGCCTTGGCAGTAAGAGGCGATGAAGGACGTGATACTCTGCGTTAAGCCATGGGGAGCTGAGAATAAGCTTTGATCCATGGATGTCCGAATGGGGGAACCCACCTGATACTCAGTTATTGTTACCTTTGGTATCAATAACCGGGTGAACCAGGTACTTTTAACCTGAATACATAGGGTTATTAGAGCAAACCCGGGGAACTGAAACATCTAAGTACCCGGAGGAAAGGAAATCAACAGATACTCCCCTAGTAGCGGCGAGCGAACGGGGACCAGCCGAGCCGTGAGAATGACCAGAATGTGTTGGAAAGCACAGCCAGAGCGGGTGACAGCCCCGTATGGGAAGTTTGATCGGACGTATTAAGTAGGGCGGGACACGTGAAATCCTGTCTGAAGATCGGGGGACCACCCTCGAAGGCTAAGTACTCCTTACTGACCGATAGCGAACCAGTACCGTGAGGGAAAGGTGAAAAGCACCCCGACGAGGGGAGTGAAACAGTTTCTGAAACCGGACGCCTACAAGCAGTCGGAGGGGCCTTGAGCCCTGACGGCGTACCTTTTGTATAATGGGTCAACGACTTGGTCTATCTAGCAAGCTTAAGCCGTTAGGTGTAGGCGCAGCGAAAGCGAGTCTTAAATGGGCGAATGAGTTAGATGGATCAGACCCGAAACCGAGTGATCTAGGCATGAGCAGGATGAAGGTTAGGTAACACTAACTGGAGGTCCGAACCCACACCTGTTGAAAAAGGTCGGGATGACTTGTGCCTAGGGGTGAAAGGCCAATCAAACTCGGAGATAGCTGGTTCTCCGCGAAAGCTATTTAGGTAGCGCCTCGGACGTATCCTCTTGGGGGTAGAGCACTGCATGGATGATGGGGGCCCACAGCCTTACTGAGTCTAAGCAAACTCCGAATACCGAGAAGGACTATCCGGGAGACACACGGCGGGTGCTAACGTCCGTCGTGGAGAGGGAAACAACCCTGACCAACAGCTAAGGCCCCCAATTCGTGGCTAAGTGGGAAAGCATGTGAGACTTCCAAAACAACCAGGAGGTTGGCTTAGAAGCAGCCATCCTTTAAAGATAGCGTAACAGCTCACTGGTCTAAATAAGAGGTCTTGCGGCGAAGATGTAACGGGGCTCAAGCCACGAGCCGAAGCTTTGGATGCACGTAAGTGCGTGGTAGCGGAGCGTTCTGTGATATAGAACGCTGCCTCTTTTGCTTTGCAAAAAGTAACAGAGGCAATGTTCTGACTGTGAAGCCGGGCTGTAAGGCATCCGGTGGAGTGATCAGAAGTGAGAATGTTGACATGAGTAGCGACAAACAGGGTGAGAGACCCTGTCGCCGAAAGTCCAAGGGTTCCTGCTTAAAGCTAATCTGAGCAGGGTAAGCCGGCCCCTAAGGCGAGGCCGAAAGGCGTAGTCGATGGGAACCAGGTTAATATTCCTGGGCCAGGAGATGGTGACGGATCCCAGAGGTAGTTCATCCTTATCGGATTGAATGGGCTGCTGAGGGGTTCCTGGAAATAGCCCTCCACAAGACCGTACCCTAAACCGACACAGGTGGACTGGTAGAGAATACCAAGGCGCTTGAGAGAACCACATTTAAGGAACTCGGCAAAATACCTCCGTAAGTTCGCGAGAAGGAGGCCCCGTTTGTAGGCAACTATAGGCGGGGGGCACAAATCAGGGGGTGGCGACTGTTTACTAAAAACACAGGGCTCTGCGAAGTCGTAAGACGACGTATAGGGTCTGACGCCTGCCCGGTGCCGGAAGGTTAAAAGGAGGAGTGCAAGCTCTGAATTGAAGCCCCGGTAAACGGCGGCCGTAACTATAACGGTCCTAAGGTAGCGAAATTCCTTGTCGGGTAAGTTCCGACCTGCACGAATGGCGTAACGACTTCCCCGCTGTCTCAAATGTGGACTCAGCGAAATTGAATTGTCTGTGAAGATGCAGACTTCCCGCGGTTAGACGGAAAGACCCCATGCACCTTTACTATAGCTTCGCACTGGCATCAGGATTGTGATGTGCAGGATAGGTGGTAGGCGCTGAAACCGGGACGCCAGTTCCGGTGGAGCCATCCTTGAGATACCACCCTTCGCACTCTTGATGTCTAACCGCGGTCCGTTATCCGGATCCGGGACCCTGCGTGGTGGGTAGTTTGACTGGGGCGGTCGCCTCCCAAAGAGTAACGGAGGCGCGCGAAGGTTGGCTCAGAGCGGTCGGAAATCGCTCGTTGAGTGCAATGGCAGAAGCCAGCCTGACTGCAAGACTGACAAGTCGAGCAGAGACGAAAGTCGGCCATAGTGATCCGGTGGTCCCGAGTGGAAGGGCCATCGCTCAACGGATAAAAGGTACGCTGGGGATAACAGGCTGATGATGCCCAAGAGTCCATATCGACGGCATCGTTTGGCACCTCGATGTCGGCTCATCTCATCCTGGGGCTGGAGCAGGTCCCAAGGGTACGGCTGTTCGCCGTTTAAAGAGGTACGTGAGCTGGGTTTAGAACGTCGTGAGACAGTTCGGTCCCTATCTGCCGTGGGTGTAGGATACTTGAGAGGAGTTGCCCCTAGTACGAGAGGACCGGGGTGAACGTTCCACTGGTGGACCAGTTGTCGTGCCAACGGCAGTGCTGGGTAGCTATGAACGGACAGGATAAACGCTGAAGGCATCTAAGCGTGAAGCCCCCCTCAAAACAAGGTATCCCTTGAGAGCCGTGGAAGACCACCACGTCGATAGGCCAGAGGTGTAAGCGCAGCAATGCGTTCAGCTGACTGGTACTAATGGCTCGATAGGCTTGATTTGATCCGGAAGAAGACAGACCTGTCTAAACTTCCAAAAGCATCAATACTTGGACAAACCGATCCCGAAAGGGAAACGCCGATTGCTTCTTTCCTGGTCTGGTGGCCAAAGCACGAGCGAAACACCCGATCCCATCCCGAACTCGGCAGTTAAGCGCCGTCGCGCCAATGGTACTGCGTCCTAAGACGTGGGAGAGTAGGTCACCGCCAGACCTGGTAAGAAGCAAACATATCTCTCATAAACGATGATAAAAAAAAGCGCCGCAAAACCAGCAGCGCAACCGGCGCGGGGTAGAGCAGCCCGGTAGCTCGTCAGGCTCATAACCTGAAGGTCACAGGTTCAAATCCTGTCCCCGCAACCAAATCCAAATATAGATACAGAACAACCTCGCTCCGCGGGGATGTAACCGTTTGGGAAAAAGCTCTCGCCGATCAGCAAAGCAGTTCGTATAAAGCCCCGCTGAGAGGCGAAAACACCGCCGCGAAACACGGACTCAAACCAGGTCATCAGCGCAGCCCAGACCAAAAAGTCTCGCGTCATGCGAGGCTTTCGCCGTTAAATGAAACAGGGCAAGCGAAAGCAAAAAGCCATCCTCCCACAAAAACAGCCGCCTCAATGCATCACAAGCCCGCCGTCGACGTTCAGGCTTTGCCCGGTCATGAACCGTGCCTGATCCGAGCACAGGAAGGTCACCACGCCCGCGACATCCTCGGGCGAGCCGTTCCGGCCAAGCGGGGCGAGGGTTGCATATTGCGCCATCATCTCCTCGGGGGTGATGGCGCGCAGCTCGGCCTCCCAGATCAGCTCGCGCGATTGCATGCTGGTCCGCGTATAGCCCGGACAGACCGCATTGACCCGGATCCCCTTCGACGCGAGCTCGAGCGCCAGCGATTGCGTCCAGCCGATCACCGCGAATTTCGAGGCGCAGTAATGGGCGAGGAAAGGCGCGCCGCCTTTGCCGCCGACCGAGGCGGTGTTGACG from Paracoccus aminophilus JCM 7686 includes:
- a CDS encoding bifunctional serine/threonine-protein kinase/phosphatase, with the translated sequence MTARRFTFSSSDTPGQILTVPLLGDLPETEGRKLPNRTMIVTDEAAPGLIWKVTPWASSTLARQEVGISARLDGMPGVVPMFGLAASDAHLIRVMRRSHIGQLDRYLRLNRPTPAEGRRFLVQIAETMARLHGAGIVHRDLKAENILLFEEDGLQALVSDFDRSLVLPEKALIREPAGSLFHMAPELLAGQGHDRKVDVYAFGILIFEIAHNGARPHPTVATGMPDSLTREEFTAEVIENDLRPIWRSEDEDLRILAEACWAKDPAARPEFADIVARLGGTASGAAATALKPAEGVAAAATIGAVRRQMEDTLAVLEQPGRLICGVFDGFRGHQASAFAAWHLPLTLADALDQAPEAVDTAIAEAFARTQTHLARMAAGRAGTTATLAVIEPARITLAWLGDSPAYLAREGAAPELLIRPHLPERADEAARIAAAGGSLRREERMMDSGEMVPWGPQRVYGAQGEGAQSEVGGIALTRALGLPALDPVISPVPEITQIPRPEGRARLILASDGVFEVLNPAAVADLVWTADGLQGAADQIIASALRAGAPDNASLVLIDLDPQPATSGR
- a CDS encoding OFA family MFS transporter, which gives rise to MTTIQENFAGTERPTERPALLSRERTVAQAGFNRWLVPPAALAIHLCIGMAYGFSVFWLPLSRAIGVTKPVVCEQMPLLTALFTTSCDWRIADLGWIYTLFFVLLGSSAAIWGGWLETAGPRKAGVVAALCWCGGMSLSAVGVMTHQLWLMWLGSGVIGGIGLGLGYISPVSTLIKWFPDRRGLATGMAVMGFGGGAMIGAPLADRLMGIFADETGVGVWQSFLVMAAIYFVFMMAGAFGYRVPPAGWKPDGWAPKAVAPGKAAMITTRHVHLRDAHKTRQFWLIWIALCLNISAGIGVIGMASPMLQEIFGGRLIGLPELSFTQLDAKQTAAIAAIAAGFAGLLSLFNIGGRLVWASASDRIGRKRTFFIFFALGIVLYALVPSAAHLGSQALFVAMLCIAISIYGGGFSTLPAYLADVFGTQFVGAIHGRLLTAWAVAGTVGPVVVNYIREAQIAAGIPRAYAYDYTMYILAGFLALGMLCNALVRPLDDKWFMSSAELASLQAKGAQTRAVETGSFGIDRGRFDLPTLLAWLVVGVPLLWGVWMTIEKTTALFN